One genomic window of Polaromonas sp. SP1 includes the following:
- a CDS encoding ABC transporter ATP-binding protein: MSKKIGDVILDVKNISLSFGGVKALSDISFNVKEHEIRAIIGPNGAGKSSMLNCINGVYAPQQGSITFRGQTFKHMNSHQVAVMGVARTFQNLALFKGMSVLDNIMSGRNLKIKSNLLLQALRIGPAEKEEIMHREAVEKIIDFLEIQAYRKTPVGQLPYGLQKRVDLGRALAMEPQVLLLDEPMAGMNVEEKQDMCRFVLDVNDEFGTTVVLIEHDMGVVMDISDRVVVLDYGKKIGDGSPDEVRNNEDVIRAYLGTSH, translated from the coding sequence ATGAGCAAGAAGATCGGCGACGTCATTCTCGACGTCAAAAACATCTCCCTCAGCTTCGGCGGCGTGAAAGCGTTGTCGGATATCTCCTTCAATGTGAAGGAGCACGAGATCCGCGCCATCATCGGCCCCAACGGTGCAGGCAAAAGCTCCATGCTCAACTGCATCAACGGCGTCTATGCGCCGCAGCAGGGCTCCATCACTTTCCGCGGCCAGACCTTCAAGCACATGAACAGCCACCAGGTGGCGGTGATGGGCGTGGCCCGCACCTTCCAGAACCTGGCGCTGTTCAAGGGCATGAGCGTGCTCGACAACATCATGTCGGGCCGCAACCTCAAGATCAAAAGCAACCTGCTGCTGCAGGCGCTGCGCATAGGCCCGGCCGAAAAAGAAGAAATCATGCACCGCGAGGCGGTGGAAAAAATCATCGACTTCCTCGAAATCCAGGCCTACCGCAAGACGCCGGTGGGCCAGCTGCCCTACGGCCTGCAAAAGCGCGTCGACCTGGGCCGCGCGCTTGCGATGGAGCCGCAGGTTTTGTTGCTGGACGAGCCCATGGCTGGCATGAACGTGGAAGAAAAACAGGACATGTGCCGCTTTGTGCTGGACGTGAACGATGAGTTCGGCACGACCGTGGTGCTGATCGAGCACGACATGGGCGTGGTGATGGACATCTCCGACCGCGTCGTGGTGCTCGACTACGGCAAGAAGATCGGCGACGGCAGCCCCGACGAAGTACGCAATAACGAAGACGTGATCCGGGCATATCTCGGAACAAGTCACTAG
- a CDS encoding branched-chain amino acid ABC transporter permease: MAFFLETLLGGLMAGMLYSLVALGFVLIFKASGVFNFAQGAMVLFAALAMARFSEWIPQWTGINSLLLANVAAFVIAGAIMFVVAWVIEFLVLRHLVNQEGATLLMATLGIAYFLEGLGQTLFGSSIYKIDIGMPKEPIFVLESAFQGGVLINKEDLYAALIAAVLVAALSVFFQKTATGRALRAVADDHQAAQSIGIPLNRIWVIVWCVAGVVALVAGMIWGSKLGVQFSLATVALRALPVVILGGLTSVPGAIIGGLIIGVGEKLSEVYLGPFVGGGIEIWFAYVLALGFLLFRPQGLFGEKIIDRV, encoded by the coding sequence ATGGCATTCTTTCTCGAAACTTTGCTGGGCGGCCTGATGGCCGGCATGCTGTATTCGCTGGTGGCGCTGGGCTTTGTGCTGATCTTCAAGGCCTCAGGCGTCTTCAACTTTGCGCAGGGTGCGATGGTGCTGTTTGCAGCGCTGGCGATGGCGCGCTTTTCGGAGTGGATTCCGCAGTGGACGGGCATCAACAGCCTGCTGCTGGCCAACGTCGCGGCCTTTGTGATTGCCGGCGCCATCATGTTTGTGGTGGCCTGGGTGATTGAATTTCTGGTGTTGCGCCACCTGGTCAACCAGGAGGGCGCGACCCTGCTGATGGCCACGCTGGGCATTGCCTATTTCCTTGAAGGCCTGGGCCAGACGCTGTTCGGCAGCAGCATCTACAAGATCGACATCGGCATGCCCAAGGAGCCCATCTTTGTGCTGGAGTCCGCCTTCCAGGGCGGCGTGCTGATCAACAAGGAAGACCTTTACGCCGCGCTGATCGCCGCGGTGCTGGTGGCTGCGCTCAGCGTGTTCTTCCAGAAGACGGCGACCGGCCGTGCACTGCGCGCCGTGGCCGACGACCACCAGGCCGCGCAGTCCATCGGCATTCCGCTCAACCGCATCTGGGTCATCGTCTGGTGTGTGGCCGGTGTGGTTGCACTGGTGGCCGGGATGATCTGGGGCAGCAAGCTGGGTGTGCAATTTTCGCTTGCCACTGTGGCGCTGCGCGCGCTGCCTGTCGTGATCCTGGGTGGACTGACTTCGGTGCCCGGCGCGATTATTGGCGGGCTGATTATTGGCGTCGGTGAAAAGTTGTCCGAGGTTTATCTCGGGCCTTTTGTCGGTGGTGGTATCGAAATTTGGTTTGCCTACGTTTTAGCCTTGGGCTTCCTGTTGTTCAGGCCACAAGGGCTGTTTGGCGAAAAAATTATTGACCGCGTCTGA
- a CDS encoding branched-chain amino acid ABC transporter permease, which translates to MLYRENGQFKTTYRADQQIFPILQDRVFIGLFLLFAFAVVPLLASDYLFRAILIPFLIISLAALGVNILVGYCGQISLGSGAFMAVGAYGAYNFFVRIPGMPLIPALILGGLCATAFGILFGLPSLRVKGLYLAVATLAAQFFSDWMFLRIKWFTNDSPSGSISVSNLQVFGLPIDSAVSKYLLCLSLLVVIALLAKNLVRGAIGREWMAIRDMDVAAAVIGIRPMYAKLSAFAVSSFIIGMAGALWAFVHLGSWEPAAFSVEFSFRLLFMVIIGGLGSILGGFLGAAFITILPIVLSQALPAITRLFGYEMGTAGVSHAELMIFGGLIVWFLIVEPHGLAKLWSIGKQKLRLWPFPH; encoded by the coding sequence ATGCTTTACAGAGAAAACGGCCAGTTCAAAACCACCTACCGGGCGGATCAGCAGATCTTCCCCATCCTGCAGGACCGCGTCTTCATCGGCCTCTTCCTGCTGTTCGCGTTTGCCGTCGTGCCCCTGCTGGCCAGCGACTACCTGTTTCGCGCCATCCTGATTCCTTTCCTGATCATTTCACTGGCTGCGCTTGGCGTGAACATCCTGGTCGGCTACTGCGGCCAGATTTCGCTGGGCTCGGGCGCCTTCATGGCCGTGGGTGCTTACGGTGCCTACAACTTCTTTGTGCGCATTCCCGGCATGCCGCTGATCCCGGCGCTGATCCTGGGCGGGCTGTGCGCAACGGCGTTCGGCATCCTGTTCGGCTTGCCCAGCCTGCGTGTGAAGGGCCTGTACCTGGCCGTCGCCACGCTGGCTGCGCAGTTCTTCAGCGACTGGATGTTCCTGCGCATCAAGTGGTTCACCAACGACTCGCCTTCGGGCTCTATCTCGGTCAGCAACCTGCAGGTGTTTGGCCTGCCGATTGACAGCGCGGTGTCGAAGTACCTCCTCTGCCTGTCGCTGCTGGTGGTGATCGCGCTGCTGGCCAAGAACCTGGTGCGCGGCGCCATCGGCCGTGAATGGATGGCCATCCGCGACATGGATGTGGCCGCCGCAGTGATCGGCATTCGCCCGATGTACGCCAAGCTCAGCGCCTTCGCGGTCAGCTCCTTCATCATCGGCATGGCCGGTGCGCTCTGGGCTTTTGTGCACCTGGGCTCGTGGGAGCCGGCGGCGTTCTCGGTGGAGTTTTCCTTCCGCCTGCTCTTCATGGTGATCATCGGCGGCCTGGGTTCCATCCTGGGCGGCTTTCTGGGCGCGGCCTTCATCACCATCCTGCCCATCGTGCTGAGCCAGGCGCTACCGGCCATCACACGGCTTTTTGGTTACGAGATGGGCACGGCCGGCGTTTCGCACGCGGAGCTCATGATTTTTGGCGGCCTGATTGTCTGGTTCCTGATTGTGGAGCCGCATGGTCTGGCCAAGTTGTGGTCGATCGGCAAGCAGAAACTGCGCCTCTGGCCGTTTCCCCATTGA
- a CDS encoding ABC transporter substrate-binding protein — translation MKIRSLILAVAAIAAGASSLVTTSAYAQAKEQFFPLLSYRTGPYAPNGVPWANGKQDYLKMVNARDGGINGVKLTYEECETGYATDRGVECYERLKSRPGVAVFDPQATGITFALTEKVPTDKVPLITLGYGLSVAQDGQAFKWNFPLMGSYWTGADILIQHIGKKEGGLDKLKGKKIALVYHDSPFGKEPIPLLQERARMHGFDLQLIPVTAPGVEQKSAWLQVRQTRPDFVLLWGWGVMNSTALKEAQATGYPRDKMYGVWWAGAEPDVKDVGEGAKGYNALALNTSGTQPKVIQDILKYVHDKGQGTGPKDEVGQVLYTRGVIIQMLSIEAVRRAQERFGKGKVMTGEQVRWGMENLALDQKRLDALGFGGVMRPLSTSCSDHMGSTAARVQTWNGSKWEFSSDFIQADEQILKPMIKAGADKYLADKKMTRRTAADCQS, via the coding sequence ATGAAGATTCGCAGTTTGATTCTGGCGGTGGCAGCCATTGCCGCCGGCGCTTCGTCCCTCGTGACGACCAGCGCTTATGCGCAGGCGAAAGAGCAGTTCTTTCCGCTGCTGTCTTACCGCACCGGCCCCTACGCGCCCAACGGCGTGCCATGGGCCAACGGCAAGCAGGACTACCTCAAGATGGTCAACGCCCGCGACGGCGGCATCAACGGGGTGAAGCTGACGTATGAAGAGTGCGAAACCGGCTACGCCACCGACCGCGGCGTGGAATGCTATGAGCGCCTGAAGAGCCGTCCCGGCGTGGCGGTGTTTGACCCGCAGGCCACCGGCATCACGTTTGCGCTGACCGAGAAAGTCCCCACCGACAAGGTGCCGCTGATCACGCTGGGCTACGGCCTCTCGGTGGCGCAGGACGGCCAGGCCTTCAAGTGGAACTTCCCGCTGATGGGCAGCTACTGGACGGGCGCCGACATCCTGATCCAGCACATCGGCAAGAAAGAAGGCGGCCTGGACAAGCTCAAGGGCAAGAAGATCGCGCTGGTCTACCACGACTCACCATTCGGCAAGGAGCCGATTCCGCTGCTGCAGGAACGCGCCCGCATGCACGGCTTTGACTTGCAACTGATCCCCGTGACGGCGCCCGGCGTCGAGCAGAAATCGGCCTGGCTGCAGGTGCGCCAGACCCGCCCGGACTTCGTGCTGCTGTGGGGCTGGGGCGTGATGAACTCCACGGCCCTCAAGGAAGCGCAGGCCACCGGCTATCCGCGCGACAAGATGTACGGCGTGTGGTGGGCCGGCGCAGAGCCTGACGTGAAAGACGTCGGCGAAGGCGCCAAGGGCTACAACGCATTGGCGCTCAACACCTCGGGCACGCAGCCCAAGGTCATCCAGGACATCCTGAAGTACGTGCACGACAAAGGCCAGGGCACGGGCCCCAAGGATGAAGTCGGCCAGGTGCTGTACACGCGCGGCGTGATCATCCAGATGCTGAGCATTGAAGCGGTGCGCCGCGCCCAGGAGCGTTTCGGCAAGGGCAAGGTCATGACCGGCGAGCAGGTTCGCTGGGGCATGGAAAACCTCGCACTGGACCAGAAGCGCCTGGACGCGCTGGGCTTTGGCGGCGTGATGCGGCCGCTGAGCACCTCGTGCTCCGACCACATGGGCTCGACCGCCGCCCGCGTGCAGACCTGGAACGGCAGCAAGTGGGAGTTCAGCTCCGACTTCATCCAGGCCGACGAGCAGATCCTCAAACCGATGATCAAGGCCGGTGCCGACAAGTACCTGGCCGACAAGAAGATGACGCGCCGCACTGCGGCCGATTGCCAGAGTTAG
- a CDS encoding ABC transporter ATP-binding protein, translating to MDTPNIVLNVNGIEVIYNHVILVLKGVSLQVPQGRIVAILGGNGAGKTTTLRAISNLLRGERGEVTKGSIELRGERIENLSPADLVQRGVVQVMEGRHCFAHLTIEENLLTGAYTRTSKAEVAANLEKVYNYFPRLKTRRTSQAAYTSGGEQQMCAIGRALMASPSMVLLDEPSMGLAPQIVEEVFNIVKDLNQKEQVTFLLAEQNTNMALKYADYGYIMESGRVVMDGAASDLANNEDVKEFYLGVGGGERKSFKDVKSYKRRKRWLA from the coding sequence ATGGACACACCCAACATCGTTCTCAATGTCAACGGCATCGAGGTCATCTACAACCACGTGATCCTGGTGCTCAAGGGCGTCTCGTTGCAAGTCCCGCAGGGCCGCATCGTGGCCATCCTGGGCGGCAACGGCGCGGGCAAGACGACCACGCTGCGCGCCATCTCCAATCTGCTACGGGGCGAGCGCGGCGAGGTCACCAAAGGCTCCATCGAGCTGCGCGGCGAGCGCATCGAAAACCTCTCGCCGGCCGACCTGGTGCAGCGCGGTGTGGTGCAGGTGATGGAAGGGCGGCACTGTTTTGCCCACCTGACCATCGAGGAAAACCTGCTGACGGGTGCCTACACCCGCACCAGCAAGGCTGAAGTGGCGGCCAACCTGGAGAAGGTCTACAACTACTTTCCGCGCCTGAAAACCCGCCGCACCTCGCAGGCAGCCTACACCTCGGGCGGCGAGCAGCAGATGTGCGCCATCGGCCGCGCGCTCATGGCCAGCCCCTCGATGGTGCTGCTGGACGAGCCCTCGATGGGCCTGGCGCCGCAGATCGTCGAGGAGGTCTTCAACATCGTGAAAGACCTGAACCAGAAGGAGCAGGTCACCTTCCTGCTCGCCGAGCAGAACACCAACATGGCGCTGAAGTACGCCGACTACGGCTACATCATGGAAAGCGGCCGCGTGGTGATGGACGGTGCGGCGAGCGACCTGGCCAACAACGAAGACGTGAAAGAGTTCTACCTTGGCGTGGGCGGCGGCGAACGCAAGAGCTTTAAAGACGTGAAAAGCTACAAGCGCCGCAAGCGGTGGCTAGCCTGA
- a CDS encoding phenylacetate--CoA ligase family protein: MSAFFDPFETRSPAEREAALLTALPQQIAHAKTRAPAFTAILKGIDAQAVTSRAALAQLPVTRKYELLERQQAERAPGGSGDAFGGFSALRYGAHMPHVFASPGTIYEPGGTRKDYWRMARAMFAAGFRPGQLIHNSFSYHFVPAGAMMETGAHALGCTVFPGGTGQTEQQVQAMAELKPAGYIGTPSFLKIIVEKAAEMKVALPTVTRALVSGEAFPPSLRDWLGERGIAGYQCYASADLGLIAYETEAREGLVLDEGVIVEIVRPGTGDPVAEGEVGELVVTTLNPDYPLIRFGTGDLSAVLPGACPTGRTNSRIKGWMGRADQTVKVRGMFVHPGQVADIARRFPEVLKARLVVSGEMANDSMHFQVETASAPSGLDQRISEVIRDVTKLRGTVQLMAPGSLPNDGKVIEDARSYK; encoded by the coding sequence ATGAGTGCATTTTTTGACCCTTTTGAAACCCGCTCCCCCGCCGAACGCGAAGCGGCCCTGCTGACCGCCCTGCCGCAGCAGATCGCCCATGCCAAGACGCGGGCGCCCGCGTTCACCGCCATCCTCAAGGGCATCGATGCCCAGGCCGTCACGTCGCGTGCCGCACTGGCGCAGTTGCCCGTGACCCGCAAGTACGAACTGCTGGAGCGCCAGCAGGCCGAGCGCGCCCCCGGCGGCAGCGGCGATGCGTTTGGCGGTTTCAGCGCCTTGCGTTACGGCGCGCACATGCCCCATGTGTTTGCCAGCCCCGGCACCATTTATGAGCCGGGCGGCACACGCAAGGATTACTGGCGCATGGCCAGGGCCATGTTTGCCGCGGGCTTTCGCCCGGGGCAGCTGATCCACAACAGCTTCAGCTACCACTTCGTGCCGGCCGGCGCCATGATGGAAACCGGCGCCCACGCGCTGGGCTGCACGGTGTTTCCGGGCGGCACCGGGCAGACCGAGCAGCAGGTGCAGGCCATGGCCGAGCTCAAGCCGGCCGGCTACATCGGCACACCGAGCTTTTTGAAAATCATTGTGGAAAAAGCCGCTGAAATGAAGGTGGCGCTGCCCACCGTCACCCGGGCGCTGGTGTCGGGTGAGGCCTTCCCGCCCAGCCTGCGTGACTGGCTGGGTGAGCGCGGCATTGCCGGCTACCAGTGTTATGCGTCGGCCGACCTCGGGCTGATCGCCTATGAAACCGAAGCCCGCGAGGGGCTGGTGCTGGACGAAGGCGTGATCGTGGAAATCGTGCGGCCCGGCACCGGCGACCCGGTGGCCGAGGGCGAAGTGGGCGAACTGGTGGTCACCACGCTGAACCCTGACTACCCGCTGATCCGCTTCGGCACGGGCGATCTTTCTGCCGTGCTGCCGGGCGCCTGCCCGACGGGGCGCACCAATTCGCGCATCAAGGGCTGGATGGGCCGGGCCGACCAGACCGTGAAGGTGCGCGGCATGTTTGTGCACCCAGGCCAGGTCGCCGACATTGCCCGGCGCTTTCCCGAAGTGCTCAAGGCCCGGCTGGTGGTCAGCGGCGAGATGGCCAACGACAGCATGCACTTCCAGGTCGAGACCGCGTCGGCCCCCAGCGGGCTGGACCAGCGCATCAGCGAGGTGATACGCGACGTGACCAAACTGCGCGGCACCGTGCAGCTGATGGCGCCCGGAAGTCTCCCCAATGACGGGAAGGTTATTGAGGACGCCCGCAGCTACAAGTAA
- a CDS encoding tripartite tricarboxylate transporter substrate-binding protein → MKRLLVLAAVATAFAAHAQAPAFPGSKPITFVVPFAAGGPTDRVARDLAEAMRKSMGGGANFVVENVNGAGGTIGAAKVARAAPDGHTLLLHHIGMAAAPALYRKLPYKMPDDFEYLGMINEVPMTIIGKPQLPANNYRDFENYIRANSGKLNIAHAGLGSASHLCGLMWQAAINAKDAMTTIPFGGTAPAMNALVGGQVDMMCDQTTNTTGQIEAGRVKAFAVTTAKPLSSNKLLKDYPTLQEMGLKGFDLTIWHGLYAPKGTPPAVMTQINNALKVALKDPEFIKKQEGLGAVVVTDKRVEPAAHKAFVVAEINKLKPVIEAAGKFAD, encoded by the coding sequence ATGAAACGCCTGTTAGTCCTCGCCGCTGTCGCGACGGCCTTTGCCGCCCACGCCCAAGCCCCCGCCTTCCCCGGCTCCAAGCCGATCACGTTTGTGGTTCCTTTCGCGGCTGGCGGCCCGACCGACCGCGTCGCGCGCGACCTGGCCGAAGCCATGCGCAAGTCCATGGGCGGCGGCGCCAACTTCGTGGTTGAAAACGTCAACGGCGCCGGCGGCACCATCGGCGCGGCCAAGGTGGCACGCGCCGCACCGGACGGCCATACCCTGCTGCTGCACCACATCGGCATGGCGGCCGCACCGGCGCTGTACCGCAAGCTGCCTTACAAGATGCCCGATGATTTCGAGTACCTGGGCATGATCAACGAAGTGCCCATGACCATCATCGGCAAACCGCAGCTGCCGGCCAACAACTACCGCGACTTCGAAAACTACATCCGCGCCAATTCGGGCAAGCTGAACATCGCCCACGCGGGCCTCGGTTCCGCATCGCACCTGTGCGGCCTGATGTGGCAAGCGGCCATCAACGCCAAAGACGCGATGACCACGATCCCATTCGGCGGCACGGCGCCGGCGATGAATGCGCTGGTGGGCGGCCAGGTCGACATGATGTGCGACCAGACCACCAACACCACGGGCCAGATCGAGGCCGGCCGCGTCAAGGCATTTGCCGTGACCACCGCCAAGCCCCTGTCGAGCAACAAGCTGCTCAAGGACTACCCGACCCTGCAGGAAATGGGCCTCAAGGGCTTTGACCTGACGATCTGGCACGGCCTGTACGCACCCAAGGGCACGCCACCCGCCGTGATGACCCAGATCAACAACGCCCTGAAAGTGGCGCTGAAAGATCCTGAATTCATCAAGAAGCAAGAGGGCCTGGGCGCCGTGGTGGTAACCGACAAGCGCGTCGAGCCGGCCGCCCACAAGGCTTTTGTCGTCGCCGAAATCAACAAGCTCAAGCCGGTGATTGAAGCTGCCGGCAAGTTTGCCGACTGA
- a CDS encoding tripartite tricarboxylate transporter substrate binding protein — protein sequence MRKILKQNRRLALAGIALSAINLIAIPVSAQTTWPTRPVKIVVPFAPGGTTDILARAMAPELSKAFGQSFVVENRAGAGGNIGADVVAKSAPDGYTLLMGTVGTHGINKSLYSKMSYDPQKDFSPITLVAGVPNVMVVNTEKAKAAGINNVADFIRVAKANPGKFNMASSGNGTSIHLAGELFKTMSGTYMTHFPYSGSGPALLALVGGDMDVMFDNLPSSMQLIKSGKLKALAVTSSERSAAVPDVPTVEQAGGAALKGFDASSWFGLLAPAGTPPEIVNRIQQEAAKALGTPAIKEKLLAQGAIPSGNTPAQFTAFINAEHKKWAQVVKASGAKVD from the coding sequence TTGAGAAAAATCCTTAAGCAAAATCGCAGGTTAGCCCTTGCGGGTATTGCACTTTCAGCTATTAATTTGATAGCAATCCCGGTATCCGCCCAAACCACCTGGCCCACCCGGCCGGTCAAGATCGTCGTGCCTTTTGCGCCCGGCGGCACCACCGACATCCTGGCCCGCGCCATGGCGCCTGAGCTGTCCAAAGCTTTCGGCCAGTCTTTTGTGGTCGAGAACCGCGCCGGCGCTGGCGGCAACATCGGCGCCGACGTCGTGGCCAAATCGGCGCCGGACGGCTACACCTTGCTGATGGGCACTGTCGGCACGCACGGCATCAACAAGTCGCTGTACAGCAAGATGAGCTACGACCCGCAAAAGGACTTTTCGCCCATCACTCTGGTGGCGGGCGTGCCGAATGTGATGGTGGTCAACACCGAAAAAGCCAAGGCGGCCGGCATCAACAACGTGGCCGACTTCATCCGCGTGGCCAAGGCCAACCCCGGCAAGTTCAACATGGCCTCCAGCGGCAACGGCACCTCCATCCACCTGGCGGGCGAGCTGTTCAAGACCATGAGCGGCACCTACATGACGCACTTCCCGTACAGCGGCTCCGGCCCGGCGCTGCTGGCCCTGGTAGGCGGTGACATGGACGTGATGTTCGACAACCTGCCTTCGTCGATGCAGCTGATCAAGTCCGGCAAGCTCAAGGCGCTCGCCGTGACGAGCTCCGAGCGCTCGGCGGCGGTTCCGGATGTGCCGACGGTGGAGCAGGCCGGCGGCGCGGCGCTCAAGGGTTTTGACGCCAGCTCATGGTTTGGCCTGCTCGCCCCTGCGGGCACACCGCCCGAGATCGTCAACCGCATCCAGCAGGAAGCCGCCAAGGCGCTGGGCACGCCGGCCATCAAGGAAAAGCTGCTGGCGCAAGGCGCCATCCCCAGCGGCAACACGCCGGCGCAATTCACCGCCTTTATCAACGCCGAGCACAAGAAGTGGGCGCAGGTGGTGAAGGCCTCAGGCGCCAAGGTGGACTGA
- the arr gene encoding NAD(+)--rifampin ADP-ribosyltransferase, which yields MGVLDVGPFYHGTRADMQVGGLLTAGFRSNYDDSVVMNHIYFTALPKVAGLGAEMSKGEGAPRVYIVEPTGEFENDPNVTDKKFPGNPTRSYRSGSPLKIIGELDSWEPYDQEFIRQLRIRVQAGMGEILN from the coding sequence ATGGGCGTTTTGGACGTCGGGCCTTTCTATCACGGTACGAGAGCGGATATGCAGGTTGGCGGCTTGCTGACGGCAGGGTTCAGATCGAACTACGACGACAGCGTGGTGATGAACCATATTTATTTCACGGCTTTGCCCAAAGTGGCCGGACTTGGCGCGGAGATGTCCAAAGGCGAAGGTGCACCGCGGGTTTACATCGTGGAGCCCACAGGCGAATTTGAGAACGACCCCAACGTCACTGACAAAAAATTCCCTGGCAATCCAACGCGGTCCTACCGAAGTGGATCACCTTTGAAAATCATCGGCGAACTCGACAGCTGGGAACCCTACGATCAGGAGTTCATCCGGCAGCTCAGAATTCGCGTCCAGGCAGGGATGGGAGAGATTCTTAACTGA
- a CDS encoding DUF1840 domain-containing protein gives MLYKFKSKDAGDVIMLEANGRKVLEIIGKDAGPKGIILPEQMPAAIEALKAAIAHEEAHDANAGDAVVPGDGLGLRQRAMPFIDMLQRNHQNGHEVVWGV, from the coding sequence ATGCTTTACAAATTCAAATCAAAAGACGCCGGCGATGTGATCATGCTGGAAGCCAACGGCCGCAAGGTGCTGGAGATCATCGGCAAGGACGCCGGCCCCAAGGGCATCATCCTGCCCGAGCAAATGCCCGCCGCCATCGAGGCGCTCAAGGCGGCGATTGCCCATGAGGAAGCCCATGACGCCAATGCCGGTGATGCCGTCGTGCCCGGCGACGGCCTGGGACTGCGCCAGCGCGCCATGCCCTTTATCGACATGCTGCAGCGCAACCACCAGAACGGCCACGAAGTGGTCTGGGGCGTCTAG
- a CDS encoding 2OG-Fe dioxygenase family protein, whose protein sequence is MFNIATVPKSARQALSQDGLSLLNPAELTATLELGAAWAPGWNALIPSWDRLPPDAHLKDGGHYRKRRHSCFVQDLATGALVQTPHRAHWQPTDYNALHGGFERWFDPVEPAVATAPAWTDLLASLGRLFAQVQPAKHWHIEAHQFRIDTAGGVGRPTPEGAHRDGVDFVVVMMVARHGVKGGETRVFDANGPHGVRFVMQEPLTALLLDDARVIHETTPILPADDQPASSFRDTLVLTYRASGFQAP, encoded by the coding sequence ATGTTCAATATCGCCACTGTCCCCAAGTCGGCCCGCCAGGCGCTCAGCCAGGACGGCCTCAGCCTGCTGAACCCGGCCGAACTGACGGCCACGCTGGAACTGGGCGCCGCCTGGGCGCCCGGCTGGAACGCCCTGATCCCTTCCTGGGACCGGCTGCCGCCGGATGCGCACCTGAAGGACGGCGGGCACTACCGCAAGCGCCGCCATTCCTGCTTTGTGCAAGACCTGGCTACCGGCGCGCTGGTGCAAACCCCGCACCGCGCGCACTGGCAACCCACCGACTACAACGCGCTGCACGGCGGCTTCGAGCGCTGGTTTGACCCGGTCGAACCGGCGGTGGCAACGGCCCCGGCGTGGACGGATTTGCTGGCCAGCCTGGGCAGGCTGTTTGCCCAGGTGCAGCCGGCCAAGCACTGGCACATTGAAGCGCACCAGTTCCGCATCGACACCGCCGGCGGCGTAGGCCGGCCCACCCCGGAAGGCGCGCACCGCGACGGCGTCGATTTTGTGGTGGTGATGATGGTGGCGCGGCACGGCGTCAAGGGCGGCGAAACCCGGGTGTTTGACGCCAACGGCCCGCACGGCGTACGCTTTGTGATGCAGGAGCCGCTGACGGCGCTGCTGCTGGACGACGCCCGCGTCATCCACGAGACCACGCCCATCCTGCCGGCAGACGACCAGCCGGCAAGCAGCTTCCGGGACACGTTGGTGCTCACTTACAGAGCATCGGGATTCCAGGCGCCCTAG